CCAAGAATTTGCAAGGGGGCTTTAATGGGATCTATGATAGTTATTTTAAAGAAATCCATGTGGATTTGCCCACGAGTGCTAGGATTTTAAAACAAATCACGCTCACTTACCAGGATATTGATGGCTCTATCCATTCTAAAGTCGTGGGTGTTGATAAAAGCATTGATTGGCATTACCCTTTAAAACTCTCCCAACACACCCTTGATCAAGCAGCCTTTGAAAAACGCTACCAGATCCAAGATTTTGATTTTTCCATGGCAAACAACACGATGATTTTGCGCTCCCCTTATAAAATTTTGCGCTCTTTTGTGCTAGTCAATCCCTATAGAATCGTGTTGGACACGCAAAAAGGCCCTTTGGATATTTATCAAAATATGGATTTAAACCAGAAGTTTTTTTCTCAAATTAAAGTCGGCACGCACAAAGATTATTACCGCATCACGCTCATTTTAGACGGGAAATACCGCTATCTTTTGGAAGAAAAAAACGGGGCGTATGAATTAAAATTGAAATAAAAGCATGCAGCATTTAGTCTTAATCGGTTTTATGGGGAGCGGTAAAAGCTCCTTAGCGCAAGAATTGGGGCTTATTTTGAAATTAGAAGTGTTGGATACGGATATGATCATTAGCGAGAGGGTGGGCTTGAGCGTGAGAGGGATTTTTGAAGAGCTTGGCGAAGACAATTTCAGGATGTTTGAAAAAAATTTGATTGATGAATTAAAAACGCTCAAAACCCCCCATATTATTTCTACCGGTGGGGGCATTGTGATGCATGATAACCTTAAGGGTTTAGGCACAACTTTTTATCTCAAAATGGATTTTGAGACCTTGATTAAGCGTTTGAATCAAAAAGAAAGGGAAAAACGCCCCCTTTTGAATAATCTCACTCAAGCCAAAGAGCTTTTTAAAAAACGCCAAGCCCTCTATGAAAGAAACGCCTCTTTTATCATTGATGCAAGGGGCGGTTTAAATAATTCTTTAAAACAAGTGCTACAATTCATCGCATAAATTTTTTTTAAAGGTCTTTTGATGTTGAGTAGAGATATTGTCCAATATTCCAAGATCCGCACCGAGCTATACGCTTATCTTACCTATTTGTTTTCGCACAATATCCGCAACCATCTCCCTGAAATCACTTTGGATTATTTAAACAAACAGATCAAAAAAATGCATGCTGAAATCAAAATGGCAAAAAATTTTTTTGTGTTAGACGCTAAGGGCATGCTAGTGCTTAAGCCAAGCCAACTTAAAGAGCAAGGGCATAAGGAGGGGATATTAGAGCATGATTTAACAGAAGGGATTGAATTAGAATCGCATGCCAGCTTTAGCGATAAATATTATTTTTATCAAGCCGTGAATGAAAAGCGTTGCATTTTAACTGATCCCTATCCTTCTAAGAAAGGGAACCATTTGGTAGTGAGCGCGTCTTACCCGGTGTATGATCAAAATAATGATTTAGCGTTTGTGGTGTGCTTGCAAATCCCTTTGAGAGTGGCGATTGAAATCAGCTCGCCTTCAAAGTATTTCAGAGCCTTTAGCGAAGGGAGCATGGTCATGTATTTTATGATTTCTATCATGCTCACTTTAGTGTCGTTGCTTTTGTTTGTGAAATGCATTTCTAGCTTTTGGACAGCGATTGTCAATTTTAGCAGTTTTGACATCAAAGAAGTGTTCCATCCCATTGTGCTTTTAACCCTAGCCTTAGCCACCTTTGATCTAGTCAAGGCGATTTTTGAAGAGGAAGTTTTGGGTAAAAATAGCGGGGACAACCACCATGCAATCCACCGCACGATGATCAGGTTTTTAGGCTCTATCATTATCGCATTAGCCATTGAAGCGTTAATGCTAGTGTTTAAATTCAGCGTGAGCGAACCGGATAAAATCACTTATGCGGTGTATTTGGCTATTGGTGTGGCAGTGCTTTTGATCAGTTTAGCGATTTATGTTAAATTCGCCTATAGCGTGTTGCCCAAACGAGAACGCTAAGAGTTAAAAAATTTTTCTTTTAAGCGTTTGAAAATCCTGTTCAATCTGAAAAAGACATATTCTAAAAGGGTTTTTGGATTGAGTAGGGGGGCGAGAAATTCAAAGGTTTTTTGTTTGTCTTTAAGGCTTAAACATCCTGTCATTTGTTTAAGGAATTTCACGGAATATTCAGCATAAAAAGGGGTTTTTAAAAGAGTCTCATGCCATTCTTTAGAATATAAAGCGGCGGGTGAAACCCAAGGTTTTCCTACAAAATAAAAATGCAGCATGATAATTTCTTGTTGGTCAGGAATGAAGCGTTTTTTATTGGCCATGAAAGGGTGGGTGTTATAAATATAAGGCAAGATTAAAACTTTTTGATAGCATGCGAGCGTTAAAAGATCCTGTTCAGGGCAAAACACGCACTGGCCTTTTTGACGGGTTAAGTTCAATAAGCGCTCTTCTAAATGATCCATGCGCCACAGCTTTAAATTCACGATTAAAAACCCAACATTATAGTGGTTTTCAAAAATGATTTTCATGTCTTTTTCATTCAAGTAATGCTCATAAAGGGAAAAGGCTTTGCGAGAATCTCTCTCCCTTTCTATTTGAAAGTGTTTAGGGTTTTTAGGAGAAGAAAAATCTTTAGCCGCTCCAAAATAATAGCCATCTAGCGGGATAAAAAAACTCTCGCTCACATCATTTAAAAACAAAGTGTCCGCATCAAACATGATAATTTTGTCGTATTGCGGGAATAAAGAAGCCAAAAACAAGCGGCACATGACCATTTTAGAAAAGCGAGTCTTAGCGTAAATATTGAGTTGCAAAAAAGCTTCATTGATTTTATCAATCACAGAGGGTTCTACTGAAGTGGTGTGAAGATTAGGGGTTGAAATGTCTAAAAATTCTAGGCTCGCAAAAGCATCAAAGGGGGCTAGAGTCTCTTTCAACTTGCGCTGGTTTTCAAAGCTTAAGTTATCCACCAGGCAGTGGATTTTATAAAAAAGTTTTTCACTATCATTTTGCGATTGGGGGTTTTCTGATTTAGCGCAAGCTAGCATGGAATACAAGCTCACGCCAGCTGGAATGGTATAATGATTGTCAAAAGCGATGACAACAGGAATAATAATACTCATTTTAAGTGGTTTCCTAAAATAGGTTTTCAATTAAAATTAATCCAAAATTGGATTAATTTTTTTGAATATTATACTATAATAACCAATTAGATTGAGGTTTTACTGGTTTTTCTTTGTGTGAGCTTTGGCTTAGTTTTGTAAGGAATGAGATGATAAAGAGTTGGACTAAAAAGTGGTTTTTGATTTTATTTTTAATGGCAAGTTGTTTCAGCTATTTGGCGGCTACAACCGGTGAGACCTATTTTAAAATGGCTACTCAAGCCTTTAAGAGAGGGGATTACCATAAAGCGGTGGCTTTTTATAAGAGGAGCTGTAATTTAAGGGTGGGGGTTGGTTGCACGAGTTTGGGCTCTATGTATGAAGATGGTGATAGCGTGGATCAGAATATTCCAAAAGCCGTTTTTTATTACAGAAGAGGGTGCAATTTAAGGAATCATCTCGCTTGCGCGAGTCTAGGTTCTATGTATGAAGATGGTGATAGCGTTCAAAAAAACCTTCCAAAGGCTGTCTATTATTATAGGAGAGGGTGCCACTTAAAGGGTGGGGTGAGTTGCGGTAGTTTAGGCTTTATGTATTTTAATGGCGTGGGCGTGAAGCAAAATTATGCCAAAGCCCTTTCTCTTTCTAAATACGCTTGCAGTTTGAATTATGGCATTAGTTGTAACTTTGCAGGGTATATGTATAGGAACGCAAAAGGCGTGGAGAAGGATTTGAAAAAAGCCCTTGCGAATTTTAAAAGAGGGTGCCATTTAAAAGACGGAACAAGCTGTGTGAGCTTGGGATACATGTATGAAGTCGGTATGAATGTCAAACAAAGTGAAGAGCAAGCCTTGAATCTTTATAAAAAGGGTTGTTCTTTAAAAGAAGGGAGCGGTTGTCATAATGTGGCGGTGATGTATTACACGGGTAAGGGCACTCCAAAGGATTTAGATAAAGCCATTTCATATTATAAGAAAGGGTGCACTTTAGGCTTTAGTGGTAGTTGTAAGATATTAGAAGTGGTTGGCAAGAAGTCTGATGATTTGCAAGATGACGCGCAAAACGACACTCAAGATGATACGCAATAAGCTAAAGCTTAGGGGCTAATTATTAAAAACCATCTTATAGAAATCTCTCCATTCTTGTGCTATCAAATAGGGATCAAGCGTCTTTATTGATGGGTATTGAGGCTACATAAAATCTACAAATCTAGGGTTCGCTCTCGTATTGATAATAAAACACTCAAAGGCATTTTAAAATAAAATAAAAGAGCTTAACAACAGAGACACAAGCAATCATTTTTTAAAGCGCTCTTAAGGGATTTAATGGGGCTAAAGTATTTCAAAATCCTCCTATCCGCTTTAAAAAATAACTTTACCACAAAATAAAAATTGACTATAAAAAGTCTAAAAACAAGTTTTTTAAAAAGAATATTGCATAAAACTATTAATATTTGATAAAAACAAAAACCTTTATTCAATGAAAATAAGGTTAAAAATCCAATAAAAAAGGAGTTTTATAACTTTTTATAGGATTTTACAAGATCATAGCAACAAAACTTTTTGCTGGTTTTCATTGTTAAAAAATACTTTGAGTCTTTTTGCATTTCACTCAATATTCGTATAAAGCGCGACCACATCATCATCGTCTTCAATCCTGTCCAGTAATTTTTCGGTAAGCTCCATTTGCTCGTCATTCAATTCAATGGGCGTTGTGGCGATGCGTTGCAAACTCGCTTTTAAAATGGGCAATCTCAAGCTTTCAAACCCCTCATTTAAGAGCTTGAAGCTGTTATAATCCCCCCTAATAATAATTTTATCCTCTACTTCTTCTAATTCTTCCAAACCATAATCAATGAGAGCGAATTCTAAATTTTCTAGGCTGAGTTTTAAATTTTCCACTTCATTTTTCAAGCATTCAAACACGCTTTTTCGGTTAAACATAAACTCTAAAGAGCCATTAGGCACGATGCTCGCCCCTGGCGTTTTATTGAAATAACTTTTAAGGTTAGCAATGGTTCTAGTGGGGTTATCAGTCATGCATTCCATAATGATCAGCACGCCAAAATTCGCCTTACCCTCATAAGTGATTTCACTCAAATTCCCCTCTTTACTGCTCGCTCTTTTAATCGCTGCGTCAATATTGTCTTTAGGCATGTTTTGCGCTTTAGCGTTTAAAATCGCTGTTCGTAGTTTGGCGTTCGTGTCCGGCTCGCTCCCGCCATCTTTTGCCGCTAGAGTGATCGCTTTGGCGAGCTTGGGGAAAACCTTACTCATCTTATCCCATCGTTTTTCTTTAGCTGCTCTTCTGTATTCAAACGCTCGTCCCATTCAATTCCTTTGTAATAAGTTAGCCACTTCTTTAGCATGATAACTAATAATCATATCCGCTCCCGCTCTTTTAAAACAAGTCATCGTTTCTAATAAAACGCTTTCATAGTTGATTAGGTTGTGTTTTTGAGCAAGTTTGAGCATGGCGTATTCCCCGCTCACATTATAGAGCGCTAAAGGGAGTAAAGTGTGATCTCTAATTTCTTTAACAATATCCAAATACGCCAAAGCCGGTTTCACCATTAAAATATCCGCACCTTGTTTTTCATCTTCTAAACTTTCTAAAAGCGCTTCTTTTTTATTAGCGTAATCCATTTGATAGTTTTTCCGATCGCCAAAACTCGGTGCAGAGTTTGCCACATCTCTAAAAGGCCCATAGTAACTGCTCGCAAATTTAGTGGAATAGCTCATGATGGGCGTGTAAAAATACCCAGCCTTATCTAGCACTTTTCTCAAGCTTAAAACATTTCCATCCATCATGTTGCTTGGGGCTAGAATATCCACACCGCTTCCAGCCAAAATAAGCCCTTGAAGATTTAAAATCTCTAGCGTTTTATCGTTAGACACCGAAGCGTTTTCTAAAATCCCGCAATGCCCATGGTCGGTGTATTCACAAAAACACAAATCCGCTATAACGATTAAATCCTTAAATCGTTTTTTAATCTCTCTAGTGGCTTTTGCGACAATATGATCCTTATTTAACGCATGGCTTCCTGTAGCGTCCTTATTTTTAGGAATGCCAAACAATAAAACGGCTTTTATGCCTAAACCCACTAATTCTTCGCATTCTTTTAAAAGAGACTCTATGCTCATTTGATAAACGCCAGGCATGGAAATGATTTCATTTTTAATATAATTATCGCTTTCTATGACAAATAAAGGAGCGATGAAATCATCAATATCCAGATGCGTTTCTCTTAGCATCGCCCTTAAGTTTTCGCTGCTTCGTAATCTTCTCAATCGTTTGAACATGTTCTCTCTTTATGGTTTTTCTTTAACCCCACAATTGGCTTTTTCTATTCCCTTCATCCCGCTCACCTCTCTCAAATTTTCGGGGGGGGGGTAGCTCTTCATTATTCTCTTCTAAATCGTAAAAACTATTAAAAACGCAATTATGGATAGTGAAACAAATTCTTCCATTGCCATAATGATAGCTCAAATTCAATCCCATAGCCTCTAAAGCGTTTTTAATGATATACATGCCTAATCCGAAGCCATGGGCTTGGCTGGGGTTAGAAGATTTAAAGTAGGGTTGCAAATATTTTTCAAAATCTTCTTTTAAAGGTTTGCTTTTATTGGACACCACTAAATTATTTCCTATAAAATCCAAAAACACCTGTTTATCATCGCTGTATTTAATCGCATTATCTACCATGTTTTTTAACGCTATAGAAAACAATTCAAAATCCGCTTCAATAATGTAATTTGAAGAGGATACATGGATAGGACTTTTTTTATCCTCATCAATTAAAAGCATTTTTTCAATCTTGTCTATCAAATCGCTCATTAAAAATTTTTCTTTATTGCTCCCGTAATTTTTGGAAGCGAGCTGCTCAATGCGGGCAAATTGCTCAATCAGCATGTTCAAGTGATCAAATATAGATGAAAAGCGTTTGTAAGACAGCTCTTCTTTGAGCATAGAGCTTAGTATCTTGCCCTTAGTGATAGGGGTGCGTAATTCATGCATGATAGAGCGCAAAAATAAAACCCGAGATTCATTCATCGCATTGATTTTTTGGATGCAATTGTCAAATTCGTTAGCCAGATCCCCTATTTCATCTTTTTGCTTGCTTTTACAACTCACGCTTTTATCCCCTTGAGTGAAGCGTTTCACTTGAGATCTTAACTCCTTTAAGGGCAATAAGCTCTGCAAAACAAATAAAAAGAGGAATAAAATCAATAATAAACCCACCATAATAGATAAGAAATAATTCCTATAAGAAACCGAATGCAAATCCTTATAAAGCACAAAATGCTCATCCTTTTTTAAAAGGATAAAAACCATATCGCTGAATTTAAACACTTCAGCATACCCAATATTTCTATGGTGCAACTGGTGGCGTCTTTTGGCTAAAACCTTTTCTAAATTTTCTATTGTGGTTTCTCTAAAACCAATTTTATAGAGATAATCTTCTATGGCTCTGTAATCAGAGTAGTTGTTTAAAATTTCATTGATAGTGGTAACAAACTGATAATGGCGCATTTCGTTTTGATAGTTTTCGTGACTGATTTGAGAAGACACGAAATAGTAAGCGAACGCTCCAAAACTAAAGAGCGTTATTATAAACAAAGCGACAACTTTAAAAAAGATAGAGAAACGCAAAATCCCTTAACTCCTTATTAGAATATCAGTATTCTAATTTATAACCAATCCCTCTAACAGAGATGATATATTGCGGTTGCTTAGGATTTTTTTCAATCTTAGATCGCAAACGGCCAATGATCACATCAATGCTTTTATTAGAGCTTTCAGGGTTGATGCTCTCGCTCTCAATCGCAATGCTTTCACGGCTAAACACATAACCTTTTTTGCTAATGAGAAGCGAAAGGATTTCATATTCAGCCCTAGTTAAGTCTAGCTTTTTTTCATGCATATACACTTCTCGGCTATCCTTATCTACTCTAAAGATATTCGCATCGCCCGACTCACTCACTTCTTCTTTTTTATGGGAACGCCTGAGTAGCGATTGGATGCGAGCTAATAATTCTTTAGGATCATAGGGTTTAGGGAGGTAATCATCAGCCCCATAATCTAACGCCTTAATTTTATCTTCCACATCACTTCTTGCTGAAGAAATAATAACAGGGATATGTTTTTGTTTGGAGATGCGCCTACACACTTCAAGCCCGTCTAAATTAGGCAAAGTTAAATCCAATAACAACAAATCATAATTTTGTGTGTTAACCGCACTAATACCGGTATATGGCTCATCGTAATTGGTTACATGAATGCCATGTTGGAGCAAAAACTCGCTCAAAAACTCGGCTAATTCTATATCATCTTCTATCATTAAAACTTCTATCATACTTCAATTAACTCCTTCAATGATTTTTGCAACTTTAAAAACGATTAACTTTGTTAATGTTTTAGGGGACTAATTCTAGCATTTTATTATTAAAGATGCCTTGAAAATGTTTTAAAAATAAAATTTCAAAACATTATCATAGTTATTAATGGGATTTAAGGCTTTGTTTTCATGGAATATTGAAAATTAAAGTCTTATTTTTTAATGTTTTTAAAAAATTCTTTCGCTCATTTTTCACTCTGTGTTTTCTCGCTCCAAAGATTCTAATCGTTTTTCAAGCACGCTCAATTGGTATTGCAAGAAACACGCCACTAAATCCAAACGCTTCAGCACTTCTTTTTCTTCTAAAGCCTGCATGCCTTTAAATAACACTAAGGTTCTTTCTAGTAAGCTTTTTAAAAAAATCCGCTCGTTTGAAATTGGCGCTTGCGTGGGGGTTTTTGGCGTGATTTCTTCTGTAATGATTTCTTTTGCTTCTTCTTGATTTTCTTCTGTGATTTTTTCTTGCGTTTCTATTTTAGCAGCGTTTTTTGGCTCTGAAGAGGCATTAGCGTTTTGAGGGTTTAATGTGTTTTGCAAATGAGAGGGCGTTTTGAAAAAAGAGGGTGTTTTTTGCACCGTATTAAAACCATCATCAATGGTTTTAGCCATTTTTTCAATTTCATTAAGGGTTTCTGAAATAATGTTTTTCAATTCCATTCTACCAGCCATTTTTCTAAATTCTCAACGCTCAAACGATCCCCTTTGATAAAATTTAAATAGTGCCGCTCTAACATTGCATCGTGTTTGAAAGGAGCGAGATTTTTTTGGATTTTTTCCAAACGCTTTACTTGTTTTAACGCCTCTGTATGGTCAGGGGTTTTTTTTAAAATATTAGTATAAATTTGCAACGCTTCTTCAAAAAACCCTTGTTCTTCATAAATACGAGCGAGCGTGATAGTTTCTAATGGCATGCACTTCTCTTAATCGTTTTAATACCTAATCTCTAAACGCCATTTTTAGACTCTACTTGGGTGCGTAAAAAACTAAAAGCCGGTAAGGGCGCGGGAAGCTGCACTAAATTCACATTCCCGCTATGGATAGTTTCTAGCTCGGTGTTATTTTCTAAAAGGATTTTATACAGCACTAAATAAGAGCGTTTTTCAAAGGTATAAATCTTGCCAATTTCATTGACTACGGGCGTGATAGCCGCATTTTTGGGGGCGATGATTTCATAAGCGGTGTTAGTGGTAGTGGTGAATTTGCATGCAAAAAAACGCCCGTCTTCTGTTATTTCGCCATTGACTTGAAAATCCCCTTCGCTAATGGCTGTTTGGTGGTTTTGAGTATCCAATCTTTCAAAAGGCCTTCGTATCAAATAGCCGTCCGTAAAACCCCTGTTTTTAAGCGTGTTCAATTCGCTAGCATAAAAACTCGGTTTAAGGGTGTTATGGTAAAAATCATCAACCGCTAAACGATAGATGCGCGTGGTTTGCGCGGCGTAGTAACTGGACTTGGTGCGCCCTTCAATCTTAAGCGCGCTAATGGCGTTTGAACTCAAAATTTCAGCGATATGGCCAGAGAGATTCAAATCTTTAGCGTTAAAAATATGCGTGCCTACGCCCTCTTCTTCAACCAGCCTCATCATCACGCCATTATCAGGGTTTTTCACATAATATTCATAATCAAACCGGCAATCATTCGCGCAACTCCCTCTATTAGGCACACGCCCCTTTTGTAAAGCCGAAATCAAGCAACGCCCTGAAAAGGCAAAGCACATGCTCCCATGCACAAAGATTTCTAATTCTAAATCGGGTAAGGCTTTTTTAATCTCAACCGCATCATTCAGACTCAATTCCCTAGCGCACACAATGCGTTTAACCCCTAAATCATAAAACACTTGCGCATCTAGCAAGTTTAAGACATTCGCTTGCGTGGATAAATGGATGGGGATATGTGGGGCGATTTTTAAAGCGAGTTTCACCACACCAGGTGCAGCAATAATAAAAGCGTCTGGCTCTAATTCTGCCATTTTATAAATATGTTCTTCTAGAAGTTTGAGCTGTGAATTGAAAGGGAAACCATTGATCGTGGCATAGACTTTTTTATCCAACGCATGGGCGTAGTCAATCCCTTCTTTAAAGGTCTCTAAAGTGAATTCTTTACTCGCACGATTGCGTAAAGAAAAATGACTCACCCCCCCATAAACCGCATCAGCCCCATAGTTGAGAGCGATTTTAAGTTTTTTTAAATTACCAGCTGGAGAGAGCAATTCAACCTGGTTCAAAACTACTTGGCTCCAAAAGAAGCGATCAAGGCTTCAATATCATCAGCACTGGCTAAATCTTTATCGTCATCGCCG
This region of Helicobacter pylori genomic DNA includes:
- a CDS encoding AMIN domain-containing protein, whose product is MLKKMIGLVVVLSVLLARDNPFEPEINSKNLQGGFNGIYDSYFKEIHVDLPTSARILKQITLTYQDIDGSIHSKVVGVDKSIDWHYPLKLSQHTLDQAAFEKRYQIQDFDFSMANNTMILRSPYKILRSFVLVNPYRIVLDTQKGPLDIYQNMDLNQKFFSQIKVGTHKDYYRITLILDGKYRYLLEEKNGAYELKLK
- a CDS encoding shikimate kinase, producing the protein MQHLVLIGFMGSGKSSLAQELGLILKLEVLDTDMIISERVGLSVRGIFEELGEDNFRMFEKNLIDELKTLKTPHIISTGGGIVMHDNLKGLGTTFYLKMDFETLIKRLNQKEREKRPLLNNLTQAKELFKKRQALYERNASFIIDARGGLNNSLKQVLQFIA
- a CDS encoding PDC sensor domain-containing protein, with the translated sequence MLSRDIVQYSKIRTELYAYLTYLFSHNIRNHLPEITLDYLNKQIKKMHAEIKMAKNFFVLDAKGMLVLKPSQLKEQGHKEGILEHDLTEGIELESHASFSDKYYFYQAVNEKRCILTDPYPSKKGNHLVVSASYPVYDQNNDLAFVVCLQIPLRVAIEISSPSKYFRAFSEGSMVMYFMISIMLTLVSLLLFVKCISSFWTAIVNFSSFDIKEVFHPIVLLTLALATFDLVKAIFEEEVLGKNSGDNHHAIHRTMIRFLGSIIIALAIEALMLVFKFSVSEPDKITYAVYLAIGVAVLLISLAIYVKFAYSVLPKRER
- a CDS encoding glycosyltransferase family 8 protein, with product MSIIIPVVIAFDNHYTIPAGVSLYSMLACAKSENPQSQNDSEKLFYKIHCLVDNLSFENQRKLKETLAPFDAFASLEFLDISTPNLHTTSVEPSVIDKINEAFLQLNIYAKTRFSKMVMCRLFLASLFPQYDKIIMFDADTLFLNDVSESFFIPLDGYYFGAAKDFSSPKNPKHFQIERERDSRKAFSLYEHYLNEKDMKIIFENHYNVGFLIVNLKLWRMDHLEERLLNLTRQKGQCVFCPEQDLLTLACYQKVLILPYIYNTHPFMANKKRFIPDQQEIIMLHFYFVGKPWVSPAALYSKEWHETLLKTPFYAEYSVKFLKQMTGCLSLKDKQKTFEFLAPLLNPKTLLEYVFFRLNRIFKRLKEKFFNS
- a CDS encoding tetratricopeptide repeat protein, with protein sequence MIKSWTKKWFLILFLMASCFSYLAATTGETYFKMATQAFKRGDYHKAVAFYKRSCNLRVGVGCTSLGSMYEDGDSVDQNIPKAVFYYRRGCNLRNHLACASLGSMYEDGDSVQKNLPKAVYYYRRGCHLKGGVSCGSLGFMYFNGVGVKQNYAKALSLSKYACSLNYGISCNFAGYMYRNAKGVEKDLKKALANFKRGCHLKDGTSCVSLGYMYEVGMNVKQSEEQALNLYKKGCSLKEGSGCHNVAVMYYTGKGTPKDLDKAISYYKKGCTLGFSGSCKILEVVGKKSDDLQDDAQNDTQDDTQ
- a CDS encoding YebC/PmpR family DNA-binding transcriptional regulator, with the protein product MGRAFEYRRAAKEKRWDKMSKVFPKLAKAITLAAKDGGSEPDTNAKLRTAILNAKAQNMPKDNIDAAIKRASSKEGNLSEITYEGKANFGVLIIMECMTDNPTRTIANLKSYFNKTPGASIVPNGSLEFMFNRKSVFECLKNEVENLKLSLENLEFALIDYGLEELEEVEDKIIIRGDYNSFKLLNEGFESLRLPILKASLQRIATTPIELNDEQMELTEKLLDRIEDDDDVVALYTNIE
- the hemB gene encoding porphobilinogen synthase, with the translated sequence MFKRLRRLRSSENLRAMLRETHLDIDDFIAPLFVIESDNYIKNEIISMPGVYQMSIESLLKECEELVGLGIKAVLLFGIPKNKDATGSHALNKDHIVAKATREIKKRFKDLIVIADLCFCEYTDHGHCGILENASVSNDKTLEILNLQGLILAGSGVDILAPSNMMDGNVLSLRKVLDKAGYFYTPIMSYSTKFASSYYGPFRDVANSAPSFGDRKNYQMDYANKKEALLESLEDEKQGADILMVKPALAYLDIVKEIRDHTLLPLALYNVSGEYAMLKLAQKHNLINYESVLLETMTCFKRAGADMIISYHAKEVANLLQRN
- the arsS gene encoding acid-sensing histidine kinase ArsS, which encodes MRFSIFFKVVALFIITLFSFGAFAYYFVSSQISHENYQNEMRHYQFVTTINEILNNYSDYRAIEDYLYKIGFRETTIENLEKVLAKRRHQLHHRNIGYAEVFKFSDMVFILLKKDEHFVLYKDLHSVSYRNYFLSIMVGLLLILFLFLFVLQSLLPLKELRSQVKRFTQGDKSVSCKSKQKDEIGDLANEFDNCIQKINAMNESRVLFLRSIMHELRTPITKGKILSSMLKEELSYKRFSSIFDHLNMLIEQFARIEQLASKNYGSNKEKFLMSDLIDKIEKMLLIDEDKKSPIHVSSSNYIIEADFELFSIALKNMVDNAIKYSDDKQVFLDFIGNNLVVSNKSKPLKEDFEKYLQPYFKSSNPSQAHGFGLGMYIIKNALEAMGLNLSYHYGNGRICFTIHNCVFNSFYDLEENNEELPPPRKFERGERDEGNRKSQLWG
- the arsR gene encoding acid response regulator transcription factor ArsR, yielding MIEVLMIEDDIELAEFLSEFLLQHGIHVTNYDEPYTGISAVNTQNYDLLLLDLTLPNLDGLEVCRRISKQKHIPVIISSARSDVEDKIKALDYGADDYLPKPYDPKELLARIQSLLRRSHKKEEVSESGDANIFRVDKDSREVYMHEKKLDLTRAEYEILSLLISKKGYVFSRESIAIESESINPESSNKSIDVIIGRLRSKIEKNPKQPQYIISVRGIGYKLEY
- a CDS encoding CiaD-like domain-containing protein, producing MELKNIISETLNEIEKMAKTIDDGFNTVQKTPSFFKTPSHLQNTLNPQNANASSEPKNAAKIETQEKITEENQEEAKEIITEEITPKTPTQAPISNERIFLKSLLERTLVLFKGMQALEEKEVLKRLDLVACFLQYQLSVLEKRLESLERENTE
- a CDS encoding tetratricopeptide repeat protein gives rise to the protein MPLETITLARIYEEQGFFEEALQIYTNILKKTPDHTEALKQVKRLEKIQKNLAPFKHDAMLERHYLNFIKGDRLSVENLEKWLVEWN
- a CDS encoding peptidase U32 family protein; this encodes MNQVELLSPAGNLKKLKIALNYGADAVYGGVSHFSLRNRASKEFTLETFKEGIDYAHALDKKVYATINGFPFNSQLKLLEEHIYKMAELEPDAFIIAAPGVVKLALKIAPHIPIHLSTQANVLNLLDAQVFYDLGVKRIVCARELSLNDAVEIKKALPDLELEIFVHGSMCFAFSGRCLISALQKGRVPNRGSCANDCRFDYEYYVKNPDNGVMMRLVEEEGVGTHIFNAKDLNLSGHIAEILSSNAISALKIEGRTKSSYYAAQTTRIYRLAVDDFYHNTLKPSFYASELNTLKNRGFTDGYLIRRPFERLDTQNHQTAISEGDFQVNGEITEDGRFFACKFTTTTNTAYEIIAPKNAAITPVVNEIGKIYTFEKRSYLVLYKILLENNTELETIHSGNVNLVQLPAPLPAFSFLRTQVESKNGV